One Ostrea edulis chromosome 2, xbOstEdul1.1, whole genome shotgun sequence genomic region harbors:
- the LOC125682254 gene encoding uncharacterized protein LOC125682254, which translates to MFANQDQREQTDIVAMDFLRQRPKSATMRLRNIDTSLSDHKLILPTVESAVTQFIQLSKRNRSAGNRTLAVSLPDPESHCEQSSVENIGVRMRYTHGIPCDADLMSKERHKTMALLYHELAMDSVDVVFDANNPDSRRSCSPKKIVVGSPTLQGMQAQIQSLTESFAHRCRIPKSRSLPESTYFRSIQTMTSPDVQQLQSVQDTPTDDKLKDDIDMFDNLPPVVTPPLNGNDTLTFKDNRNDRRQACKKKTHKSKQSKKNKKKETEDHHDWVITDGIINPDIHRDAYIRALQDARSKYFRKASPNSYVTEPYKFSYFDVTNKNERGKQPKERDFRNFVGMRRIFGDIRLDDYYSHRYTGKYITKKPEVRTLLKDNVR; encoded by the coding sequence ATGTTTGCCAATCAAGATCAGCGGGAACAGACGGACATTGTCGCCATGGACTTCCTCAGACAGCGGCCCAAATCGGCGACGATGAGGCTTAGAAATATAGACACCTCCTTAAGTGACCATAAACTCATTCTCCCAACAGTTGAATCAGCGGTCACTCAGTTTATTCAACTGAGCAAACGCAACAGAAGCGCAGGAAATCGAACACTCGCCGTTTCATTGCCAGACCCCGAATCTCATTGTGAACAATCTTCGGTGGAAAATATAGGAGTGCGCATGCGCTACACTCATGGTATACCCTGTGATGCTGATCTCATGAGTAAAGAAAGGCACAAGACGATGGCGTTACTCTACCATGAGTTAGCGATGGATTCTGTTGACGTTGTGTTCGATGCGAATAATCCCGACTCTCGCCGAAGTTGTTCACCGAAGAAAATTGTTGTTGGAAGTCCGACTTTGCAAGGTATGCAAGCCCAGATTCAGTCGTTGACAGAGAGTTTTGCCCATCGATGCAGAATACCTAAAAGCAGATCGCTACCCGAGTCAACTTACTTCCGTTCTATTCAAACAATGACGTCACCCGACGTTCAGCAATTACAATCTGTACAAGATACACCCACAGATGATAAATTGAAAGACGATATAGATATGTTTGATAACCTGCCCCCAGTTGTGACACCACCATTAAATGGGAATGACACGCTTACGTTTAAAGACAATAGAAATGATCGCCGGCAGGCATGTAAGAAAAAGACGCACAAGAGCAAACAAAGTAAGAAAAACAAGAAGAAAGAGACCGAAGATCACCACGACTGGGTCATTACGGATGGAATCATCAATCCGGACATCCACAGAGACGCGTACATCCGGGCTTTACAAGACGCGAGATCAAAGTATTTTCGAAAAGCTTCGCCAAATTCTTACGTTACCGAACCATATAAATTTTCATACTTTGATGTCACCAATAAAAACGAAAGAGGGAAACAACCAAAAGAGAGGGACTTCAGAAATTTTGTGGGTATGCGACGAATATTTGGAGATATCCGATTGGACGATTATTATTCTCACAGATATACAGGGAAATACATTACCAAGAAACCGGAAGTGAGGACCTTATTGAAGGACAATGTGCGCTAA